A single Lolium perenne isolate Kyuss_39 chromosome 6, Kyuss_2.0, whole genome shotgun sequence DNA region contains:
- the LOC127307585 gene encoding histone H3.2, whose translation MARTKQTARKSTGGKAPRKQLATKAARKSAPATGGVKKPHRFRPGTVALREIRKYQKSTELLIRKLPFQRLVREIAQDFKTDLRFQSSAVSALQEAAEAYLVGLFEDTNLCAIHAKRVTIMPKDIQLARRIRGERA comes from the coding sequence ATGGCCCGCACGAAGCAGACGGCGAGGAAGTCCACCGGCGGCAAGGCGCCGCGCAAGCAGCTGGCCACCAAGGCGGCGCGCAAGTCCGCCCCGGCCACCGGCGGCGTGAAGAAGCCCCACCGCTTCCGCCCCGGCACCGTCGCCCTCCGCGAGATCCGCAAGTACCAGAAGAGCACGGAGCTGCTCATCCGCAAGCTCCCCTTCCAGCGCCTCGTCCGCGAGATCGCGCAGGACTTCAAGACCGACCTCCGCTTCCAGAGCTCCGCCGTCTCCGCGCTCCAGGAGGCCGCCGAGGCCTACCTCGTCGGCCTCTTCGAGGACACCAACCTCTGCGCCATCCACGCCAAGCGCGTCACCATCATGCCCAAGGACATCCAGCTCGCACGCCGCATCAGGGGCGAGAGGGCCTAG
- the LOC139832419 gene encoding uncharacterized protein, protein MASAHSGGDQGGSGEDPTRPKLRSGRTLLLEGNKTISDGYVVEEVSSSNWHAPAREGLGADEEDLLVGEVDMEDDAFVEEEPDEVPAPSPAPWRLMARYLGQTSPSAETLKVHFTKVWMLRIGATFAPIKPKWFIITLNSEGDYNHVVKGGPWIHLGNALLVQPLKGTERPSATDLTTLPIWVHMYDVPWDKQNEANGRKWGSKLGKVVAVDADKSKYRDFLRVRIEIPINKRLQTRITTGVRDRPETHSTYILRYERVPYFCFWCGFVGHNDTVCEKKRLGIPSLGYDENLRCSPMRKYEYRPAVAPPAVPPLAKRGLDFSSSGDNSETLGIPKVRVKKPAYKHEEVLVPQPVDAQDGFERTEREGEPGAECDLAILLHALRVQYPAESLTSIRERLYQQRELFQQSQKDILPSLEHNKQPEVPQVFVVHPLAMQQGPFPPGSADMIPALRGLSSWVPSESSADSGMPEVSSVLGKRMASETEEEAESAANSRAMVLHDNGDAGNAQKRGREVTDRYIDLHIQLSQSDPPWRLTCVYGEPKVENKHLMWDKLRALKPRSDHPWCVLGDFNEAMWGFEHFSATPRSESQMRNFREALELCELVDLGFSGQAFTYDNKRSGRANVQVRLDRAVACNLWRNIFAEAKVIHKVTPCSDHCAVVLECVPEPEIKPRPARRYYEVMWERDPSLPERVATAWEEAGAKHTLGDIQIGLGSVMGRLQQWSKTKFGAVNRELEKARNKLAELMNMNADRMEIREVTDKMNELLYREEMMWM, encoded by the exons ATGGCGTCTGCTCACAGTGGGGGCGATCAAGGGGGATCCGGTGAGGATCCTACCCGCCCGAAGCTGCGCAGTGGTCGTACGTTGTTGCTGGAGGGGAACAAGACGATCTCAGATGGATACGTTGTGGAAGAAGTGAGTTCGAGCAACTGGCATGCGCCGGCCCGGGAAGGACTAGGCGCAGATGAGGAGGATCTGCTGGTAGGAGAAGTTGACATGGAGGATGACGCCTTTGTGGAGGAGGAACCTGATGAAGTTCCGGCACCTTCGCCGGCGCCATGGAGACTGATGGCGAGGTATTTGGGCCAGACGTCACCATCAGCTGAAACTCTGAAAGTGCACTTTACAAAGGTCTGGATGTTACGCATAGGTGCGACGTTTGCGCCGATCAAACCAAAGTGGTTTATCATCACTCTCAATTCAGAGGGAGACTACAACCATGTTGTGAAGGGAGGGCCATGGATTCACCTGGGGAACGCCTTGTTGGTTCAACCACTGAAGGGAACAGAAAGACCGTCAGCAACCGATCTCACTACACTGCCGATATGGGTGCATATGTACGATGTGCCATGGGATAAGCAGAATGAAGCCAATGGGAGGAAGTGGGGCAGTAAGCTGGGGAAGGTAGTCGCAGTGGATGCAGATAAATCAAAGTACAGGGATTTTCTCCGTGTGCGCATTGAGATTCCAATAAATAAAAGGCTTCAGACAAGGATCACAACGGGGGTTAGAGACAGGCCGGAAACGCACTCGACATACATCCTGAGGTATGAGCGTGTGCCTTATTTTTGTTTCTGGTGTGGTTTTGTGGGACACAATGACACTGTCTGTGAGAAGAAGAGGTTAGGAATACCATCACTTGGATATGATGAAAATTTGAGGTGCTCACCTATGCGTAAGTATGAGTACAGGCCAGCAGTTGCCCCGCCTGCAGTTCCGCCTTTGGCAAAGCGAGGACTTGACTTTTCATCAAGTGGAGATAATTCTGAAACCCTGGGTATTCCAAAGGTACGTGTGAAAAAGCCTGCTTACAAGCATGAGGAGGTCCTGGTGCCACAACCAGTGGATGCGCAGGATGGCTTTGAGCGAACTGAGAGGGAAGGTGAACCCGGAGCTGAGTGTGATCTTGCTATCTTATTGCATGCACTACGGGTGCAGTACCCAGCAGAATCACTGACGTCAATCCGTGAACGGCTTTACCAACAGAGAGAGTTGTTTCAACAATCCCAGAAAGATATACTGCCATCGCTAGAACACAACAAGCAACCTGAGGTTCCGCAGGTGTTTGTAGTCCACCCTCTAGCTATGCAACAGGGGCCATTCCCACCGGGCAGTGCAGATATGATACCGGCATTACGTGGACTCAGCTCTTGGGTTCCATCGGAAAGCAGCGCTGACTCAGGAATGCCGGAGGTTTCGTCGGTATTAGGAAAGAGGATGGCCAGTGAGACAGAGGAGGAAGCAGAGTCTGCAGCTAACAGTCGTGCCATGGTTCTACACGATAATGGGGATGCCGGGAATGCTCAGAAAAGAGGAAGG GAAGTTACTGATAGATATATTGACCTGCACATCCAACTGTCTCAGTCTGATCCTCCCTGGCGCCTAACGTGTGTGTATGGAGAACCAAAAGTAGAAAACAAACACCTAATGTGGGACAAGCTCCGTGCGCTTAAACCCCGATCAGACCACCCTTGGTGTGTTCTTGGCGACTTTAACGAAGCTATGTGGGGATTTGAACACTTCTCTGCAACTCCACGGTCAGAAAGTCAGATGAGGAACTTCAGGGAAGCCTTGGAATTATGTGAACTCGTTGATTTAGGATTCTCAGGCCAAGCATTCACGTATGACAATAAGCGAAGTGGGAGAGCAAATGTCCAGGTGAGGCTAGATCGTGCTGTGGCTTGCAATTTGTGGCGTAATATCTTCGCTGAAGCAAAAGTGATACATAAGGTAACACCTTGCTCAGATCATTGCGCGGTCGTCCTAGAGTGTGTGCCGGAACCAGAGATAAAGCCAAGACCAGCTAGGCGATATTACGAGGTTATGTGGGAACGTGATCCCAGCCTACCAGAGAGGGTGGCGACTGCTTGGGAAGAGGCCGGAGCGAAACACACATTGGGTGACATTCAGATTGGTCTGGGGAGTGTCATGGGACGGTTGCAACAATGGAGTAAAACCAAATTCGGTGCAGTTAACCGAGAGCTAGAAAAGGCTAGAAATAAACTTGCTGaacttatgaatatgaatgcagATAGAATGGAAATCAGAGAAGTCACAGATAAGATGAATGAACTACTTTATCGAGAGGAGATGATGTGGATGTAG
- the LOC139832420 gene encoding uncharacterized protein, producing MATAYFKNLFTADPGLVADPILGLFEEKITPDMNEKLCSEFSDKEISDALFQIGPLKAPGPDGFPARFFQRNWGALKEEIIAGVKNFFQTGVMPAGVNDTTIVLIPKMDDPENLTHFRPISLCNVIYKVVSKCLVNRLRPLLDDIISEAQSAFVPGRLITDNAMLAFECIHHIQQEKDPEKSFCAYKLDLSKAYDRVDWVFLERMMLKLGFAHQWVHWIMRCVTSVRYSVKLNGTLLESFAPSRGLRQGDPLSPFLFLFVADGLAALLKQGMNSGMVEPIKVCRRAPGVSHLLFADDTLLFFKADPHQAQHVSEIIDTYASATGQLINRAKCSILFGPRCPPVTCTSVRQILQVQPEDFEDKYLGLPTPQGRMHKGRFQNLQARLLKRMLVWGDGIPSQAGKEALIKSIAQAIPTYIMSVFKLPMAVCDDLMRMVRNYWWGSSQAKRKTHWISWDKITMSKDHGGLGFRNVRVFNQALLARQAWRLLTNPNSLCARVLKAKYYPNGVLQDTVFSANASPTWQGVQHGLELLKKGLVWRVGNGEQIRVWRDPWLPRPHSYRPISEPGDCRLRRVSAFISEHGSWNMQLVRKHFVQADVEVIEQIKLSPRRSVDVLAWAPSPSGVFSVKSAYWLGMDELSRPSQGATSRAPNGRRAIWKALWGCPAPPKVRIFGWKLATNSLATWENKKKRNMEITDTCVICGMECESTFHTFCRCPMARNLWQAMKEVWPLPSLTVLTSSDSEWLLHLLDGRAETVRVMILMTLWRIWYCRNEVVHLKPAPPIEVSKGFLCSYLQSIMSIKHFPEADPAKGKTQVFCDGNVDNMATKKAKIVVPQRPWRKPPEGHVKLNVDGSFCSKSGTGGCGVILRNDGGAVIVSASSYLPSCMCPLEAELEACRQGLALALDWSNLPCLVEMDCCEAVKMIRSGELDRSPFAGLVQEIKHLMAALHSGSIATIGREQNLVSHLLANLGRTSSRSQVWPGSGPELVLAQCHTDSEAARVPQLESDLRVARAQCATSEEANRAAAAKLKVADGELKRLRLLEANHLKELAALKKEQEEKLEGLSKRLEEVERQRLSLQQEVTTKSNELSATAKRWLGELSALDRGLAAAFPEAQEEALAAVGRAREDRRQATGEQSSDCFTMDDYLASIAARVEPVTKLGWELRKAAEELIRLLWPTETLPEDLSNLIAWLDRAPDRFLDWKESATRAGADMALSFVLSWYNEVSLDQLEFRRADVEDKLPVENKTARLARACAIADFVDKSIFIADPNPPSDDEEEAAEDEEADDVPEDDPAAGSRCTGA from the exons ATGGCCACAGCTTACTTTAAGAACCTGTTTACTGCTGATCCGGGTCTGGTAGCTGATCCTATCTTAGGTTTGTTTGAGGAGAAAATCACACCAGACATGAATGAGAAACTTTGCTCAGAATTCTCGGACAAAGAAATTTCAGATGCACTCTTTCAGATTGGTCCCCTGAAGGCGCCAGGCCCTGATGGCTTCCCGGCTCGGTTCTTTCAGCGGAACTGGGGCGCTCTAAAGGAGGAGATTATTGCAGGTGTGAAAAATTTCTTTCAGACCGGGGTCATGCCAGCAGGAGTTAATGACACGACCATTGTTCTAATTCCCAAAATGGATGATCCTGAAAATCTAACTCATTTTAGGCCCATCAGCTTGTGTAACGTGATTTATAAAGTGGTTTCTAAGTGTCTTGTAAACAGATTGCGACCATTACTGGATGACATTATCTCAGAGGCTCAGAGTGCGTTTGTTCCGGGACGGTTAATCACGGACAATGCCATGCTTGCTTTTGAGTGCATTCATCATATTCAACAGGAGAAAGATCCAGAGAAGAGTTTTTGTGCGTACAAGCTAGACCTCTCAAAGGCGTATGATCGGGTAGATTGGGTTTTCTTGGAGCGAATGATGCTAAAGTTGGGTTTTGCTCACCAATGGGTACATTGGATAATGCGGTGTGTGACCTCGGTGAGATATTCAGTCAAACTTAATGGAACCCTTCTGGAATCGTTTGCACCGTCGCGTGGACTACGGCAAGGCGACCCTCTCTCCCCCTTTTTATTCCTCTTTGTTGCTGATGGTCTGGCAGCTCTTCTGAAACAGGGCATGAACTCAGGTATGGTGGAGCCAATCAAGGTGTGTCGAAGAGCTCCTGGTGTTTCACACCTTCTTTTTGCGGATGACACATTGCTATTCTTCAAAGCAGACCCCCATCAGGCTCAACATGTGAGCGAGATTATCGATACTTATGCATCTGCCACAGGCCAGCTGATTAATCGAGCCAAGTGCTCCATTCTGTTTGGACCAAGATGTCCCCCGGTGACATGTACATCAGTTAGACAAATCCTACAAGTACAACCTGAAGATTTCGAGGACAAATACCTAGGCTTACCTACACCTCAAGGCAGAATGCACAAAGGACGTTTTCAAAACCTGCAGGCGAGATTGCTGAAAAGGATGTTAGTATGGGGTGATGGCATCCCTTCTCAGGCAGGTAAAGAAGCTCTGATCAAATCCATTGCCCAGGCGATTCCAACATATATCATGAGTGTTTTTAAATTGCCAATGGCAGTCTGTGATGATCTCATGCGCATGGTAAGGAACTACTGGTGGGGCTCGAGCCAGGCTAAACGGAAGACTCACTGGATCTCTTGGGATAAAATTACCATGTCTAAGGATCATGGAGGTCTCGGCTTCAGGAATGTGAGAGTTTTCAATCAAGCTCTCCTAGCGCGTCAggcgtggcgcttgttaactaacCCAAATAGCCTGTGTGCAAGAGTTTTGAAAGCCAAATACTACCCTAATGGTGTCTTGCAGGATACTGTCTTCTCGGCCAATGCCTCTCCGACATGGCAAGGTGTCCAACATGGTTTGGAGCTGCTAAAGAAGGGCCTGGTCTGGCGTGTGGGTAACGGAGAGCAGATTCGTGTGTGGAGAGATCCGTGGCTTCCCAGACCACATTCTTACAGGCCCATATCAGAACCAGGTGATTGCCGTCTACGTCGCGTCTCGGCTTTCATCTCTGAACATGGGTCCTGGAATATGCAGCTGGTACGTAAACATTTTGTGCAGGCTGATGTTGAGGTCATCGAACAAATCAAGCTCAGCCCGCGGCGATCTGTGGACGTGCTGGCTTGGGCGCCATCACCATCGGGTGTGTTCTCCGTCAAGAGTGCGTATTGGCTCGGCATGGATGAGCTGAGCCGGCCTTCTCAAGGCGCCACGAGCAGGGCACCGAATGGCCGAAGGGCCATTTGGAAGGCACTTTGGGGGTGCCCTGCCCCCCCTAAGGTACGCATCTTTGGATGGAAACTAGCTACAAATTCTTTAGCTACCTGGGAGAATAAGAAAAAGAGGAATATGGAGATAACTGATACATGTGTTATTTGTGGGATGGAATGCGAGAGCACATTTCACACATTTTGCAGATGCCCTATGGCAAGGAACCTATGGCAAGCAATGAAGGAGGTCTGGCCACTACCATCGCTCACTGTTCTCACTTCCTCGGACAGTGAGTGGCTCCTGCACTTACTGGATGGGCGGGCAGAGACGGTGCGGGTGATGATTCTAATGACCCTATGGCGCATCTGGTACTGCCGGAATGAAGTGGTTCACCTTAAACCTGCGCCGCCTATTGAGGTGTCTAAGGGGTTCTTGTGCAGCTACTTACAATCAATCATGTCGATCAAGCATTTTCCTGAAGCTGACCCAGCGAAAGGAAAGACACAAGTTTTCTGCGATGGTAATGTTGATAACATGGCAACGAAGAAGGCCAAGATCGTCGTACCGCAGAGACCATGGAGGAAACCCCCGGAGGGACATGTGAAACTGAACGTCGATGGTTCGTTTTGTTCAAAATCTGGAACAGGAGGTTGCGGAGTAATTCTAAGAAATGACGGAGGGGCTGTTATCGTTTCAGCCAGTAGCTACCTGCCTTCCTGCATGTGTCCGCTTGAAGCTGAACTAGAGGCATGCCGACAAGGTCTGGCTTTGGCTCTGGACTGGTCCAATCTTCCTTGCTTGGTAGAAATGGACTGTTGCGAGGCTGTGAAGATGATCCGCTCAGGTGAACTTGATCGTTCGCCATTCGCAGGCTTAGTCCAAGAGATCAAGCACCTGATGGCTGCTTTGCATAGTGGGTCAATCGCCACTATTGGTCGTGAGCAGAACCTTGTAAGCCATTTGTTGGCAAATTTAGGCCGTACTAGTTCTAGATCTCAGGTCTGGCCTGGATCAGGCCCTGAGCTTGTGCTGGCTCAATGCCACACCGACT ctgaggccgcccgggtcccgcagcttgagtcggacctccgagttgcccgcgctcaatgcgccacaagtgaggaggcgaaccgggctgctgccgccaagctgaaggtggctgacggggagctgaaacggctgcgccttcttgaggctaaccatctcaaggaacttgccgccctcaagaaggaacaggaggaaaagctggagggtctgagcaagcggttggaggaggtggaacggcaacggctttcgctccagcaagaggtgaccaccaagtccaacgagctgtcggccaccgccaagcggtggttgggggaacttagcgcgctcgaccgcggcttggcgg cggccttccctgaggcgcaggaggaggcgttagcggctgttggcagggcgcgggaggatcgccggcaggccactggggagcagagctccgactgcttcaccatggacgactatctggcgtccatcgccgcccgcgtggagccggtcaccaagcttggctgggagctgcggaaggcggcggaggagctgatccgactgctgtggccgacggagacgctgccagaagatctctccaatctcatcgcttggctggacagggctcccgaccgcttcttggactggaaggagtcggccacgcgcgccggagccgatatggcgctatcttttgtgctctcctggtataacgaggttagcctcgaccagttggagttccggcgcgccgacgtggaggacaagctcccgg